Within the Longimicrobium sp. genome, the region CCTGCCAGCGGCACAAGGGGAAGCACGGCGGCACGGTGACGGTGGACGGCGCCACGCAGACGCCCGTCTTCACCTCCGTCCGCATCACGCCGGCCAGCCCCTCCGTGGCCGTGGGAGCGACGGTGCAGCTGACGGCCACGCCGCTCGACCAGGCGGGCCAGGCCATGGGCGGCGTTCCCGCGGCTGCCTGGTCGTCCGCGGACCCGGCCCGGGCCACCGTCAGCGCCTCGGGTCTTGTGACCGGCGTGGCGGCGGGGACGGTTTCCGTCACCACCCGCATCACCCACGGCGGCGTCATGCGAGAGGCGAGCGTCACCGTTACGGTGGGCGGCACCGGGACTGGAGGGGGAACCTCGCCCTCCACCGCGACGGTGACCACGCCGGGCAACACCTTCAACCCGGCCGCGGTGACCCTCGCCACGGGGGGAACCGTGACCTGGCAGTTCACCGGCAGCACGCGCCACAACGTCACCTTCAGCGGCGCGGGGCCGGCGGGAGGAAACATCCCCGACACGGACGCTGGCGCCTCGGTGGCGCGGACGTTCGGCACCGCGGGCACGTACAGCTACCAGTGCACGCGGCACTCGGGAATGACGGGGCAGGTGATCGTCGGGCCCTGAAGGGCTCATCGGACTCGGACATAGGCTAACCAGGCGGCGCCGCCGCAATCCACTCGAACGGGAGCAACAAGATGAAGAA harbors:
- a CDS encoding Ig-like domain-containing protein — its product is MRRTILTIICLMALASCGGGGAAPLTGGAQPGALASLAVSHPEGAMPVGDTLIMQVEAKDATGQPVPNVRPQWSSSDASIATVDADGVVRGLKAGAATITASATAGGVTKTADYAVAVLAPPPPPPPPPPPPPPPPPLNTAEVLGVDDAFQPGAVTIQPGGTVTWRMVDEEHDVTWSGTAPAGGNIGKMNRGTSVSRTFATAGVYAYTCQRHKGKHGGTVTVDGATQTPVFTSVRITPASPSVAVGATVQLTATPLDQAGQAMGGVPAAAWSSADPARATVSASGLVTGVAAGTVSVTTRITHGGVMREASVTVTVGGTGTGGGTSPSTATVTTPGNTFNPAAVTLATGGTVTWQFTGSTRHNVTFSGAGPAGGNIPDTDAGASVARTFGTAGTYSYQCTRHSGMTGQVIVGP